DNA from Streptomyces sp. Edi4:
GCCGCGATGCGGCCCACCAGCGGCACGTAGGACGCGGCGGGCTTGCCCGCGGTGTCGGTGGGCTGGCTGCTCGGCTGGTCGGAGCCGCGGACCTCGTACGCGCGCGGGCGGTGCGGGTCGCGGCGCAGGAAGCCCTTGCGTTCGAGGGCCATCAGCTGGTGGGCGACGGACGAGGTGCTGGAGAGGCCGACGGCCTGACCGATCTCCCGCATCGACGGCGGATAGCCACGGCGCTGCACGGAGTCCCGGATGACTTCGATGACCCGCCGCTGCCGGTCGGTGAGCCCGGAGCTGTCCGCCCTGATGCCTGGAGGCCTGCCGGGCAGGGAGCGTGCGGGCCGTGCGGCGTCCGCCCCCTGGTTCGTGACTGCGTCATTCATGGCATGCACCGGCTCAAGTCGGGTCTGGGAGCGGTCCTGGGCAGTGATGGTGGCACTGTCTGCGGTCGTGGTCACGTCGGCGGCCCCTCTCGAATGTGGTCTCCCTAGCTGGACAACGGTAGTTGCTTTCGAAAGGTTGCGCCAAACACACGTTCGAGTGAAAAATCGCGGATTACGCTACGTGGCCCTGGGGCTGGGTGTATGTGCGAGTCCCGACCGGGGGCCCGTCGAACGGCATCCGGACCATGTGCGGGCCACTCGCGGGCCGTCGCGGCAGCCTTCACGGGCGGGCCGGGCCGGACCGGACCGCGCCAGGCCGGACGCCGTATGGTCACGCCCCCGCCCGGGGCCGGGCCGCACCGGGCCGGGCGCCGTACGGTCACGCCCCCGCGCGCCGCCCGCGACGGCGTGGCGCCGCCGGTCAGTCTGTCATCCGACACCCCGGGATCCACCGGCGCGACGCGCTTCCCGTAATCTCTTGCGCGGCCGGGCCCCGCCGCGCCGGCCGCGCCCCCTGGGCGACACGCGGACGCGCCGGATCGGCGGCAAAAACCCGAGATCCACTAGATCTAGTGGTTGGATTGGTGCGGCCGCCCAGAAGTTGTGGTCCATGGTCCGCTGCGACCCTGGTCATCGCCTATGCTTGGGGTCGCTTCGCGGGCGGATTCCTGGCCCACCGAGGCTATTCAGTCGTGCTGTGAAGGAGGCTTGGGAACCATGCACTGCCCCTTCTGCAGGCACCCCGACAGCCGTGTCGTCGACAGTCGGACGACCGACGACGGCACGTCGATCCGCCGGCGCCGTCAGTGCCCCGACTGCTCCCGTCGCTTCACGACGGTGGAGACGGCCTCGCTGATGGTCATCAAGCGGTCGGGCGTGACCGAGCCCTTCAGCCGCACCAAGGTCATCTCGGGTGTCCGCAAGGCGTGCCAGGGGCGGCCCGTCACGGAGGACGCCCTCGCCAAGCTCGGCCAGCGGGTCGAGGAGGCGGTGCGCGCCACCGGCAGCGCCGAGCTGACCACGCACGACGTGGGGCTTGCCATACTCGGCCCGTTGCAGGAGCTCGACCTCGTCGCGTACCTGCGCTTCGCGTCCGTATACCGGGCGTTCGACACCCTCGAGGACTTCGAGGCCGCCATCGCGGAGCTCCGCGAGCAGCGGCCCCCCGGGGAGCCATCAGACACGTGCGCGGCCGGCGCGACCCCCGAGGTCCCCGTCCCCGCCACCGCCGCCGACTGACCGCGGCGGCCCGCAGGGGCCCGCGGTCGCCGATCGGCGGCATCCAGAACCTGCCAGGGGTGCGCTCTGCCGCGCCCCTGGCATCAGACAGACACCGTGCCCTGGGAACATTCAGGCACTTTTGGGCGTTTTTGCCCGCGTATGGGAGGCGGCAATGACAGAGACGGCGAGCGGCCCGGCACGAGGCTCCCGAGCCAAGGGATCCAAGGCCACCAAGGGGCTGCGCATCGAGCGCATCCACACCACCCCCGGCGTGCATCCGTACGACGAGGTGGCCTGGGAGCGCCGTGACGTCGTCATGACCA
Protein-coding regions in this window:
- the lexA gene encoding transcriptional repressor LexA — encoded protein: MTTTADSATITAQDRSQTRLEPVHAMNDAVTNQGADAARPARSLPGRPPGIRADSSGLTDRQRRVIEVIRDSVQRRGYPPSMREIGQAVGLSSTSSVAHQLMALERKGFLRRDPHRPRAYEVRGSDQPSSQPTDTAGKPAASYVPLVGRIAAGGPILAEESVEDVFPLPRQLVGDGELFVLKVVGDSMIEAAICDGDWVTVRRQPVAENGDIVAAMLDGEATVKRFKREDNHIWLLPHNAAYQPIPGDDATILGKVVAVLRRV
- the nrdR gene encoding transcriptional regulator NrdR — translated: MHCPFCRHPDSRVVDSRTTDDGTSIRRRRQCPDCSRRFTTVETASLMVIKRSGVTEPFSRTKVISGVRKACQGRPVTEDALAKLGQRVEEAVRATGSAELTTHDVGLAILGPLQELDLVAYLRFASVYRAFDTLEDFEAAIAELREQRPPGEPSDTCAAGATPEVPVPATAAD